GCGTCATGGGTTCATTGTGCTCTATGCACGTCTGCTGGACGGCCCCGACGTGGCAGCCCTTGAGCTTCTCCACCATCTTCCTCAGCGCGGTGTTCTCCACGTACTTTTTCTCCGTGAACTTCACCTGGCATTCCGGGCAGACGAAGTGCCCCTTTTTCAGCCATATGTTCTCGATGCACAGTTTGCAGTAGTTGTGGCCGCAGGGCAGGATCGTGGGGTCACGGAACAGATCCAGGCACAGGATGCAGGTCAGCTCCTTGGTGAAATCCTCCACTTCCACGTCCCAGGACGACTCGGAGGAGCTGCGGAAGACGGGGCTCGGTTCTCTTGGGTGGGTGGACGTCACCGAGGAGGTTGAAGGGtttctgctggtggaagaggACACGGTGCAGATGTTCACGATGGCATCGTCCTGCGGGAAGGGAAAAGCAACGGAATGAGATCTCCACGCGTGCCGTAAGGCATGGGTGTCAAAACGCCATAACGATTGGTGCCATGGGTCTATGCCGCTGTGAAATAACTTGCACCCATTGGGATGGGAGTGcagatagggaggccagcttcTAGGTggagcaaacagagagaaacagacctatctactggcaatatgataaataaagaaaaataaagaaaaatgtcctatttttgtagttttccttgtttctttattctttagggcTTCTGtcaatccaggtaatctccgttttcagttctttcatcagtgacaagtccttatatatattaatagtataatactggccacaggctcacacaGGTCACCAATGCTGACCTTAAACTTTTAAAGATCTGCAGTGAATCAAGACCTCTCTCTTCATCTGGGGCTCGTTTGCCCAAGGGAGCAAGGAAACGGGCCCATCTTCATGGGACTACAAAgccttgctttcatttttttaagttatatctggcttttctccccagtgggtacCCCCAAGGGCCTTGCGACACCATTCTCCCTTCTTTTATGCCCTCACgacaacaacaaccctatgggGTAGGCTAGGCGGAGagagcgactggcccaaggtcaccccgtgaGCTGTCATGGGAGAACGGGGATCCCGACCTGGATTGCCCAGATCCCCGGGTGCTCTGACCACCCGTCTCCGGCTGCCAACCCTTTCCAGAACTTCCTAATGATCCTTTCTGTACGCGGCGGAGTCTTTTTCACTGACCTCGATTATCGAATCGGTAGCTTTCCCCCCAGCCCCCTTGCCCTTGCCAGAGCACCACATGGCCAGCCGGGGAGCCTTCCCTAACTGTCACTTGCCAACCGTCTCCGTCTTCTAGAAGCTTCTCTCCGCATTCCTGGACAACGGTTTGCTCTCGGATGGATGACGAGCATCTTTCCCTTCACCCTTCTCTGAGCTGTGTGTCCCTGCACATGCCTTTCCCAAGACAGATCAGTGGAGACTCAACTCTTCATGAAGAATtttgtttttatgccccatttttcgtTACCCAGAAGCGGCTTACgatccccttctctccctctccccacaacagacaccctgggagggaggtggggctgagagagctctgagagaactgggactggcccaaggtcactcgtggagtttttaaaaagccagagcGGTTGTTTCAAATTGAGTACAGGGTCCTGTTCTGAGCTCCAGTCTTTTATTTTCTGCGatgaggatgctttgggccgaaTTGGGATCCCTCTGCCTCAGTTTCCTCTCTGTATGATGTCATTCAcggattttaatttttgttttacttcATTTGTCTCCTGCTATCCTCCCcactgccggcaggggctcatgggaattgtagtccataggtaTCTAGAGAGccaatttgaccacccctgacagAGTCCAGCCTCtaaggtagccattttctccagtggagctgATCTGTGACATCCAGCAGTGGGAGATACCCCACTTGGAGGTTCAACAAACCAGGCCAAGCGGTGTAGGTTGAAAAATAGGGGCAGGGGACCGTTTAAGGTAGTAGAAAATCAAAGTATTGTTTAATATGGTCACTGATGTGAATCTTAATCAAAAGACTATACCCTTTGCCAAAAGACACTCCCTTAATTTAGGGAAGCCCACAAATTAGTAACAGTTAAATGAAGCAACAAATTATGTAACACAGAAGTCCAACAATATAAGagtcaagtaaaaaaaataagtCGAACGAACCTTGGTAATGATTGGTTCCAAATTTCAGGCTCATTTCTATGGTGCCTGAGCCTCTTCAAAGAAATCTTTTTCCTTTCAGTGGTGTTGACATTCCCTTACACAGCTTTAGAAACACTTGCTAACACTTTTGGTAATCTGGGTTTATGAGCCAGCAGTTTTAGGTATCACCTTTAATCCATTTAAAACACCTTAATGTTGGTGCCTTATTCTAACTGAgccaattgtaaaaaaaaaaaaaaaaaaggcattttacCCAAATGCTTATTTAGGGTTTGCCTCCCCTGTATGTCACCTACGTTCTTTCAATTAATAGATGTGATAATTAAATGATGGGACCAATCAACAGCTGAAGAAACGAAAGGAAAAGCTTTTGTTCTCTCTGGCGCAATCTTGCATGATGGGGAAATGTGAACTGGACTCCGTGTGAGCCTATGGAAGCAGTTCTAAGCaggtatattaaaaaataaaagtaatttTATTTAATGGCGCTGACTCCCATGAAATAGCTTTTAGAATTGCCACCTACATGACCTGAATTAGCTCTCTGCGACTGAAATTGTCCATTGCATGTTGTCTGAAGAGTGTCATTGGGTTATTTCACTGACTGGTTTGCCAAATAAAACACCCAAATTAATAAAGGGtacaaagaaaatatttaatatcAGTAGGTGTACTTTATTGAAAGACGGCAACCATCATTAAAATTACATTTCATACGAGCCAGATAAGGAAGTGGTTTGTAGCTCAAAAGTACATTGTCTCAGCAAGTTAATACAGTCCTGCGGCCAGAAGAAATATTTGGCAAACATAGTGTTTCTCAGCCTATTTCCCTTCACcagaaaaatccaaacaaacatccagaagattaataaacaaatttaaaacaaaagaaatatgAGGCTGAATTACTCTGAAAGTTTAAATTGCTAGATCTATACTGTAATAAATGCTGTAATAAATGCACAGTAGCTCTGTTTTTCTGGGTGCTCATCAAATTCTGCGGCTGCACTGGATACACATGAAGGAGAACTCTATTTCTGCCATCACTTTAGCTGATTAATTTATAATAAACCCCTAAGATTGACTGAAGAGATGCTCCCAATCCTTTGGGGAGTTCTCTTCTTTAAAACTGGTCATTATTTTTTAACTCACCTTTACAAACCTCCTCTTGAAAGAGGCATTTCCTCCTATCTCATGGACAAAAGAACGCCTCTTTCTTTCCTGTGCCCATTTATGCAGGTTTAACTGACTGACTTTACATCTCTAACTCATCCCATGATTTGACGGCGGTTCCTTAACCAGGCGACAGTCCTTCTAAATCCAAAAGCCCCGGAAATCTCAGGAGACACCCGGCACGTTTCATTCGTATTCCAACAGGCACAGAAAAATTGTTCCCAGAACATTCGTTTTGAAGCGGGGACAGCGGAGAGGATAGCGTGGCTGGAAATCACCTCAAATAGCAGAAGACTTCAaatctggagaaaaggaaaagatgattataattattatttatttcggtcttttcagtcctggcccctacctggtagaatgagctcccaggtgagcttcgGGCACCGCAGGGccttccagcattccgcagggcctgtaaaacggagctcttccgccaggtctatggttgaggctggggcagtgaaggaagATCAACCGGGGTCCCCCTGATGTGAAATGCCACCTGTGattcttgtctctccttcctcctcgctCTTGAAgtaggatgggggaggggttcggggttccgccatgttgttATTGTGTTGGgactgtccattttaatgggttttaatgggattttagctggacttctgtaacctgccacaagccttccgggagtggcgggtaataaattaaataaatatattttttttattaccccctccccccgaaggctcgaggcgggttacaacattcggataaataaataaataaatgtatctgtatATATGTATCTATAtgtatctatctatatatatgtaCCTATATTGATAAATCTATTGATATATTTCAATCGCTGATAACCCATCCGTATCCCATGGATTCATAGCAGATGACTATATCAATTCACAGGCGTGTACATCTGCTGTGCAAACTTTGAAATTCATGCGGAATTCAGCTGGGACTTGCTGTGAGTctcaaacccaccctcccccccccccttatattcCTCATCTCCAGTTTTGGCCAACGTACAATTCAGGAGAGCTACAACTGTTGTGAAATCTCTATACTTTACCTTTTCCTGAGGACATCAGCTCAGAAGTCCATATCTGTAGAAGAGAACAGAGTTAATATCCCTCTGAGGACAGATCTTTCCATTCTATCTGAATAATGGTGCAGCACTATTGAGTCCTATATGACTATGTTGAACAGCAACCACGCTTGTAACGGAGGACACcagctcagaaggggaggcatCGGCCTTCCAAGAATAACAGGAAGCAAGTACGTGATTTCCTGGCTGCCACTTTTTAATACGTGCTTTATAGAATATTTAGAAGGATATTAAGTCACAGTATTCCTATTACCAGAAGACACAGGTTACAATGGAAACAGTGCTCTTTAGGCAAAGGGCCAAGCTTCGCATAACTGGGACATCctcatgtatttatgtatttccaCACCTGCTCCATTTATATTCTTGTGGACCATGGATTGTCCTACGCATCTTCCAGAGCAGGCAGAAATGCACCCAGTCTCAAATTGTTCTCATTCCATTCCTTTTATTGCCAGTCCAAACAGGTCTTCACATAACCATGGCTCCTTTCATCCACTTGCTCTGCCTCTTAAAATCTCAGAATTGTGCCTCTGCCATAGGTCAATTTCCCCATGGCTGACCAGGTCTGCTTCCCATATCTTTGCCCAAGGCTGCAGCTACTCTAGTTTCCCCTCGTCTCCCCATCAGCTTAATtgcttccccctctctcttttataTGCCTGGAGAGGCtctgcccctcccttctctgaGCTAAACTGACTTCAATGTTGCATAAtccggtgttttttttttgggggggggggctggggaaacCCGTCACATGCTGGAAAATCCCTGAAATCCTTCCCTGACAGCCCTCGTAAATAGCGTTACTGGATAACAGTGGCTGCTTCTCCACTTTGCTCCAGGAAGAGGCATTGATAATCATGCAGCTAGGGAGTGACTGACAGCTACTGCGAATGGGTGTCTCTGTGTGTTTAGTGGCTGGGAACAGGAGGAACAACGAAGCTCTTCTGAAGACCAACAGTCGGCATGTTTTTCATTGTGAGCTGCGTTTCGGTGTTGTCGCAGGAGACGACCTCCACAGGCCAGGAGGCCTGTTTTGTCAGGCTACGTTCCGAGGCAGTGAGAGAAAAGGGGACACAAACCAGACCCAGGCAGGAAAGCTGCTCACCGAGTTTGTGGACGACGGGCCTCGGAAGGGTTACGTGGTCCACCACGCAGACATACTTGGCGTCCTTGTCGACGGTGATGTTGGTGTAGATGAGCCGGTGGAAGGCCCAGTTGTTGTGGAAAGACAGGTCACTTTGCTGGCTCTCCAATGGCATGTCGTTCTTGAGGAGCGTGATGCTGAtcttgggaggatggaactgGTCCACGTAGCACTGCAAAATGTTTTCCTTTCCAGCTTCCAGGGGATAGCGGGTGAATACCTGCACAACTGGTTCTCCTGGAGAAGTTGGGAAAAGCCAGAAGACCCACAGTGAGCAACACAGGCGAACACACAAACTACCTTAGACTGATCGTATACGCTGGTCGGTTCAGGTCAGTCTGGCCTATGCCAATTGGCAAtgactctgcagggtctcagagGGTTGGGGCCTTTCACATCAATGGCTCCCGGATCACTGCTAATTGGGGATGCCAAAGACTAAAGCTGGGACCTCCTGCCCAACAATCTGAAGCTCTGAGGATCTTCCGCTACACAGAGGATCTTCCGCTACGCAGCCTCCCCTTGGACACCATCAGAGGGAACGCAGGCGGAATTCAACAGGAGACTGGCAAGGAAGTCTCTTCCAAACCCCAAGCAGCCAAGTCAAACCCCCCTTTGGAGCTTTACTTGGTGTACCATGCTCCGTGGCCAGCCTGAGCATGTGCAGTCCCATTACACCCacttttaaccgctacaccaagctggctctcaagcttAGGGCCCGCAATTCTTTTAGGGGCCCGCAAAaatggtttgatttttttttcctcagatcagaaaaaaagaaatgtttagggCCCACGAAAATCTATTAAATTTTGCtcgaaactgggggggggggggaacaaacaaaaaaaaaacagtgcttcTTTTTGGAAGCCCTAAAGTGCCGCTGGAAGTCAACTGCGATGGCAAAAATGAAATTGACTTGGCACAGGAAGCGCCCTTGTCAGGAAACGCGACTTCTTTTTAAAGctctcctgcccttcccagaaatcgcaaccccctcccctgcctcggTGGCGCAGGTTCGAGCCCACCCAAAGGTTCCATTAGAGGGACACGGTGTTACTCTCGGAGCAAACTCAACGGTTACACTGGAGGGAAACGGTGTTACTCTTGGGACGATGTAACGTCCCAGATGAACACGATTCCTCTCCTTGCCTTCGGACTGCcagcaagggggagggaaaaaacaacaaaaaagcaggaaggcgagaagggggggggggagagagagagaagagaaaagcAGATCCTTTCCCACACCCACTCGCCTCCCGCCTCTGTGCCAAAAAGTCGAAGCTGCTTCTACTCCGGGCTCCTAATCCGAATTCTTGTTCTCTCCCGCCCCGTGCTAATTGATCCTAATGATTGTGCCCTCCCCATGttgctagaaaaaaaaatctagacgGGGAAGGAAGATCACGGGAGGAAGGGGGTCCTGATAGATCGCGGGAGGAAGGGGGTCCTGGGACCGCGCCCGCCGATCTCGATCCGGCCACTTCCGAAACTTCCGCGCGCCCTGGGAAGAATTGCTCCGAGGGGGAAAGCTGGCCAGCGGAACTTACGGTTTTCGGCTTCGGCCGCTAGGATGCAAAAGGCCACAAGGACGCACCACAGCGCGGCTTCCTTCGCCTTCGCCATCGCGGACGCGTCCGGCTCTCGCTGCCCCGGGTTGCAAAAATGCCCCGACGGCCTGGGAGGGGACGGCTAAACGGGGATCGTTCGGGCCAATCACAACCCAGGACGGCCGTCTCGTCACGAGTAGCCAGGCAGACGTCTGGTCGCGAGTCTTGAGAAGGGCCGCGGGGCTTTCCAGCTCGTGCGCGCGCCTGGCCTCGCGCTTTCAGTTTCCCTTTCGCGGAAGGCGCGCGGATTCCCGGAACCGGCCGCAATGTAGGCCGTACCAACCTAGTCCTTAAGCGGCTTGCTACATTAACGAATGCGTGCCTTTAGTTTGCAAATAAAATAGGCTAAAATTTGGAATATGCTTGCCAAATCTGGAttggagaaatacctggagacttgggaatTGGCGGGAGATGGGGCAGGGTGGGTCTccgtggagtataatgctctggagtctGCAATCcagggtggccattttctccaggggaactgatctctttaggctggagatgagctacagatctgggagtcccaggtgagacctggagattggcatccttatGATGTGCAGTAAAATATTATAATGGGGGCGGGGAATAGAAAGCCAGAAACAAAaaattgttatgtgcgaagtcgtgtccgacccatcacgaccccatggacaatgatcctccaggccttcctgtcctctaccattccccggagtccatttaagtttgcagaacAAAAAATTACAGGCACACAAATAGCCATGATCACCAGGAGCAAATATGCAGCAAGGCTGtgtatatcttatttatttacttctatatatatatcttatttatttacttattatttactTCACTTCCTGACCTGACCTAATCTCATCTGATTTTGGAGGTTAACCAGGGTGGGTAGTGAtagtatttggttgggaaacCACCCAGGAATACCAGGGACataaggcagaggcaggcaatggccgccatcttgccttgaaaacccttgacAGGGCTTTCTCATAGTCagtctttctcattgagactcatgGCAAGTCACGTAGGATTACCAGATGTTCTCGTTTGAGTCCAGCAATACCTTCAAGACCAATGACGtcttattctgggtataaacgtTCCTGTGTGTACACGCTTCAGATACCAGGTACCCTGGGCCACCAGCCggggatgggagggtagggtTACAATACCCAAgctgggaaactcatggagatctGCGGAGAGTTTAGGGAGGGTGGGTCTCCATAGCgtgcaatgccagagagtccacccttccaaggatccattttctccaagggatctgTTCTCTGTGACCTGGAGACGAACTAATACTGGGGGATCCCCGAGTCCCacttagaggctggcatccccatcaGAGACCTTTTGTGAGACTGATGGATGTCAGCAAGCagcttatttgtttattaattaatttttcaaaaacttAAGTTGAACGTTACATATTTAGATGggcaactgtgttggtctgaagcaacagaaccaagttggGAGCCAGTGGCATCTTTCAGACCCACCAAGTTCAaatctggatataagctttcagggGCAAGCACCCTTCTTCGTAtttgttcaggtgggtagccgtgcttttaaatattattattatattgcccTTCCTTACGGCTCAGGTGAggaaccgtgttggtctgaagcagcagaacaaaaaattgagcccaggggcatcttccagaccaagggtagtcaaactgcggccctccagatgtccatggactacaattcccaggagcccctgctggcaggggctcctgggaattgtagtccatggacatctggagggccgcagtttgattacccctgttccaGACCCTCATTCAGATCTGGCCACAACCCTTCAGGTGTGTGCACACTTCCTTAGGCCCATTCAGGTGAGAAGCAAAAGAAAGCAGATTGGAGCCCAGGCCTCAGGAACACCTTGAAGACCCTCCAAATTTAATCTGAGCTTCCATGGGCAAGCACCACCAGATCAGCAGGAAGCCTTCCACAAAAGGGCTCCCACTGGGCTCCCCTAATGATCATCCCCGCCAGCCCCGCCCTGGGAAGGGGCTTCAAAAGAGGCTGCCAAGGCTGCCGGgcgagggagaagaagaggaagaggaagatggcGGAGGGGGGCGGAGTTTCGCGGGCCGTGGTGagtgacccctcccccccttcagggaCGCCGCGGCTGCTGGAGGCGGGGAGCCcggggctttttttttgggggggggggggaagcgggttTCCTGCAGTGTAAACCCGCGCTGGTCTCCTCTGCAGGCTTTCCAGAGAGCAAGCGCGCTTCTTCAGTCTCCGGGGCTTGCTTCCCCCCCGGGGAGAGAGGCTGCGGGGTTGCATGGAGGGAAGCGAGCCCCGAGCCTGGGTGCGTCGACTCGGGAGTAAGCCCTCTGCGCATGCACAGAGTCCCCAAGTGAAGTGCGCGTGCACGCGGGAGCGCGTGGCCGGGAGAAAACTCGGTCTTCAAGGGGCTCGATTGCAACTTGGCGCCGCTGCTTCGCACCTACCCACCTGGCCGCTTCAGTGTCTGCACACGGAAGTTTATATTATTACCCAGAATAAAACgtggttcaaatgggtagccgcgttggtctgaagtagcacactgaaatcagagtccagtaagcacttttgttgggcttaaaggtgctactggactctaattttattagaATAAAACTTGGGCTTACAGGTGCTATGGATTGATTTTATTAGAATAAAacttgggcttaaaggtgctacggaTTGATTTTATTAGAATAAAacttgggcttaaaggtgctatggactctgattttattagaatAAAACTaggtcttacaggtgctactggattcaaactttgttctgctgccttcaAGGGGATTTGTGTATTCTCAGTATTATTACAGCATTTATTAGCAGCCTTTCTCATGGAGCTCAAGGCAGGTTATAGTATGATTATTTAAAGTGTTTGTGAatgggttgtttttttggggggggaggactcaaagtggcttatggtaTAATTACTATTTAAATCATTGGTTAGCAGCTTTTTTTATACGGCCCAAGTTGGCTTACAGTATAAATATAGTAATTATTGAAATGCAGCTCAAGTTGGCTTATACAGTGTATGTAATAGATTCAGGTGTTAGTCTgaaaaagcagaacaaagtttgactccagtgtcacctttaagaccgacacaTTTTAATTCACGGTGTGTGTGAATATATATAAGCTTTTTAAGAGCTTCCCTTTTGTTTGGTATACATAATAGTTCAAACATTTATTAGCAGTGTTTATTGTGGAGCTCAGTGGAGCTTCCcgcataaaaaaatattttatttatttactttaaatgTTTGCTAGCCTTGCCCATGGAGTTCTAGGTGGATTACAGCATAAATaatgattaaaacatttattggctgccttTTTTAATGGAACTCAATGTGGGttaccatataaataaaacagtcaaGGCTTGGCGTACCCCAAAATGCAGCTTGTAACTCCAACGGGACTGTGGTGGCATGAGTTAACAGATATGGGTTTGGTTATCcaggcgggtggggtgggggtgaaaaaCGGGTGGCATAGGAGCTATGGGTCCATCCCTCTGGAATAGTTTCGGAGGGAAACAAGAGCTAGAAGAGGTTGTGGATATGAACCTTTGAGAGTCTCATGAGAGGTCACGTAACTTGGCTGGAACGTGACAGAACTTCTGCCAGCTTGTGCATTGTGTTGAAATCATGCCTCAAAACTGGGCAGCTAGCTCTGTTTCTCCAAGGGAGAGCTTAAGAGTTCAGAAAGTTAGCCATCGGTGTCCTCCTTTCAGCAACGGCTAGCGTGCTGCAGATTCTGTTTTGAAAGCGGTTTTGGTACAATTCCCTGGAGGGCGTTGGCGACAGGATGACTTCCCCTGTTCTTTTTCCATCTAGATTCTGGAGGATTACTTCATGGCAGAAGAAGAACTGCTGCTAGACAAAACAGGTGAAGAGGATGAGATTGACCTTTACAATAACTTGGGTAAGAGCTTAAATTTTCCCATACCATCTCACTTCAAAATACTCAGAGCCTTGCACAGTAACAATATCATACTGCTTCAGAAATCTATTGTATGAATCTCAGCGAGAAAGCAGGGCCG
This window of the Paroedura picta isolate Pp20150507F chromosome 18, Ppicta_v3.0, whole genome shotgun sequence genome carries:
- the B2M gene encoding beta-2-microglobulin — protein: MAKAKEAALWCVLVAFCILAAEAENREPVVQVFTRYPLEAGKENILQCYVDQFHPPKISITLLKNDMPLESQQSDLSFHNNWAFHRLIYTNITVDKDAKYVCVVDHVTLPRPVVHKLDMDF